The following proteins are co-located in the Ignavibacteria bacterium genome:
- a CDS encoding chromate transporter — protein sequence MLSNLFELLISFIKVGSFSFGGAYSLIPLIEREVVKNHEWLSNDEFLKILGMVEVFPGAISIKFATYTGYKVAGVLGAVIANLGNMLMPATIIMIAAYFHAQYEKNEYVVKAFNGIKFAIVGMIAAIMYQYAVKNFVDLKTLSFLILGAVLILAFNLHPAYVVIIAGLLAVVLL from the coding sequence ATGTTAAGTAATTTATTTGAACTTTTAATTTCATTTATAAAGGTTGGCTCATTTTCTTTCGGCGGTGCATACTCTCTTATTCCTTTGATTGAAAGAGAAGTCGTGAAAAACCATGAATGGTTATCCAACGATGAGTTTTTAAAAATTCTAGGTATGGTTGAAGTTTTTCCCGGTGCAATTTCAATTAAGTTTGCGACCTATACGGGTTACAAAGTTGCTGGAGTTCTCGGTGCGGTAATAGCGAATCTCGGAAACATGCTGATGCCCGCCACTATTATTATGATAGCGGCATATTTCCATGCTCAGTATGAAAAAAATGAATATGTAGTCAAAGCTTTCAACGGGATAAAATTCGCAATTGTTGGAATGATAGCCGCGATAATGTATCAATATGCAGTTAAAAATTTTGTTGATCTGAAGACTTTATCTTTTTTAATTCTTGGAGCTGTATTGATTCTGGCTTTCAATCTTCATCCGGCTTATGTGGTAATAATTGCTGGGTTACTCGCTGTTGTTCTATTGTAA